Proteins encoded by one window of Leptospira stimsonii:
- a CDS encoding sensor histidine kinase, whose amino-acid sequence MSSVWKNTRILFAVVWLLVTFSLGVWWFLLGLKLTNMIAELSTKLGGAAGTENLLILERQSRMIKMEGHFFLAMLVLGGSTLIWLSYKDALRNKLIHDFFSTVTHEMKTPLASLRLQAESLQEELPNPSENKLISRLLMDSVRIESQMNRAMYLASLTRSEILYIEKTNLKEVIDSIRDDFPNLKIDVSRMENLNVAADRKALESIFKNLAENAIKHGRATELFVVSERQKAGEIRINVIDNGSGFDGKYKTLGIPFNRHTSTSGTGIGLYIIKKLMKKMKGRMEIVPLNSGFRVDLILPEAIS is encoded by the coding sequence ATGTCCTCGGTTTGGAAAAATACAAGAATTCTTTTTGCGGTCGTGTGGCTTCTTGTAACTTTTTCTCTCGGAGTTTGGTGGTTTCTTCTCGGTTTAAAACTTACGAATATGATCGCTGAACTCAGTACGAAGCTCGGCGGCGCCGCGGGAACGGAGAATCTTCTCATCCTCGAAAGACAGAGCAGAATGATCAAGATGGAAGGTCATTTTTTTCTCGCCATGCTTGTGTTAGGCGGAAGCACTTTGATCTGGCTTTCCTATAAGGACGCGTTGAGAAACAAGCTGATTCACGATTTTTTTTCCACGGTGACTCACGAGATGAAAACTCCTCTTGCAAGTCTTCGTCTTCAGGCGGAAAGTCTTCAGGAAGAATTGCCAAATCCGAGCGAAAACAAACTCATCTCCCGTTTGCTCATGGATTCGGTCCGTATCGAATCACAGATGAATCGTGCGATGTATCTCGCAAGTCTTACCAGATCGGAAATTCTTTATATAGAAAAAACAAACCTCAAAGAAGTGATCGATTCCATACGGGATGATTTCCCGAATTTGAAGATCGACGTGAGTCGAATGGAAAATCTGAATGTCGCCGCGGATCGAAAAGCGCTGGAAAGTATTTTTAAGAATCTCGCCGAGAATGCGATCAAACACGGAAGGGCGACCGAACTCTTTGTCGTTTCCGAAAGGCAGAAGGCAGGAGAAATCCGGATCAACGTAATCGATAACGGCTCCGGTTTTGACGGGAAATACAAGACGCTCGGAATTCCTTTCAATCGACATACAAGTACGAGCGGAACAGGGATCGGACTTTATATCATAAAAAAATTGATGAAGAAGATGAAAGGAAGAATGGAGATCGTTCCGTTGAATTCCGGATTTCGAGTGGACCTGATTCTTCCCGAGGCGATTTCATGA
- a CDS encoding response regulator transcription factor gives MKAKLLLVEDDRSLGETLQERLQKEGYEVLWTVSAVSAKKLAKEERPHLILLDVRLPDGDGFTLAEELKETKDCPPFLFLTAQAGAPERLRGFELGAEEFIPKPFHLKELLIRVKHVLESHKHSIEESKFRYKDYILDFQGFQVKKGTEEFPLSKRDCALLHFLVSERDRTVSRAEILDKLWGEESFPTNRTIDNSIVRLRQAFGDDGESVIRSVRGVGYQWTGEIKNVE, from the coding sequence ATGAAAGCCAAACTCTTGTTAGTCGAAGACGATCGTTCTCTTGGGGAAACTCTGCAAGAAAGGCTTCAGAAAGAAGGATACGAGGTTCTCTGGACTGTCTCCGCGGTTTCAGCAAAAAAACTCGCAAAAGAGGAACGGCCACATTTGATTCTTCTCGATGTACGACTTCCGGACGGAGACGGTTTTACTCTCGCGGAAGAATTGAAAGAAACAAAAGATTGTCCTCCGTTTTTATTTCTAACCGCGCAGGCGGGAGCGCCTGAAAGACTGAGGGGTTTCGAGTTAGGCGCGGAAGAATTCATCCCGAAGCCGTTTCATCTTAAGGAATTACTGATCCGCGTTAAACACGTATTAGAATCTCATAAACATTCCATAGAAGAATCCAAATTTCGTTATAAAGATTATATTTTAGATTTTCAAGGGTTTCAGGTCAAAAAAGGAACGGAAGAATTTCCTCTCTCGAAACGAGACTGCGCCCTACTCCATTTTTTGGTGAGCGAACGGGATCGCACCGTGAGCCGCGCCGAAATCTTGGACAAACTTTGGGGAGAAGAAAGCTTCCCTACAAATAGAACGATAGACAACTCGATCGTGCGACTCAGACAAGCCTTCGGAGATGACGGAGAAAGTGTGATTCGTTCCGTGAGAGGAGTCGGTTATCAATGGACTGGAGAAATAAAAAATGTCGAATGA
- a CDS encoding uroporphyrinogen decarboxylase family protein, with amino-acid sequence MSNERYSNALRGIAQKIPPVWMMRQAGRYHKHYQALRQKHSFEELCKIPELAAEVAFGPVDEFDFDVAILFSDILFPLEALGMGLKYTDAGPELGFAVRSKDDFAKLKSVEDSISFMQFQKDAMKLTRERIPQEKSLIGFVGGPWTLFTYAVAGKHEGNLSLPKTLTNVRKEFMERIVPFLKANIALQLEGGADAIMIFDTAGGDLSPALFEEIVVPGIKSLADAFPGKVGYYSRGTASPHFQSVQKIASLVGYGLDHRWDLRDVFKTEKRMIQGNFDQALLFMEREEFKKTLMQYLRPFQDLAPQDRIGWVCGLGHGVMPKTPEDNVKTFVETVRETFR; translated from the coding sequence ATGTCGAATGAACGCTACTCGAACGCGTTGCGAGGAATCGCGCAGAAAATTCCGCCCGTATGGATGATGAGACAAGCGGGGCGTTATCACAAACACTACCAAGCCTTGCGGCAAAAACATTCTTTCGAAGAACTCTGTAAGATTCCGGAACTCGCCGCCGAGGTCGCCTTTGGTCCCGTAGACGAATTCGACTTCGACGTTGCGATTCTTTTCTCCGATATTCTTTTCCCTTTGGAAGCGTTAGGAATGGGTTTGAAATATACGGACGCAGGTCCCGAACTCGGATTTGCGGTTCGATCCAAGGACGACTTCGCTAAGTTGAAGTCCGTGGAAGATTCGATTTCCTTTATGCAGTTTCAAAAGGATGCGATGAAGCTGACTCGGGAAAGAATTCCTCAGGAAAAATCGCTGATCGGTTTTGTTGGGGGACCTTGGACGCTTTTTACATATGCCGTCGCGGGAAAACACGAGGGCAATCTTTCACTTCCGAAGACATTGACGAATGTCAGGAAAGAATTTATGGAACGGATCGTCCCATTCTTAAAGGCCAATATCGCCTTGCAGTTGGAAGGTGGCGCGGACGCGATTATGATCTTTGATACCGCAGGCGGAGATCTTTCTCCCGCGCTTTTCGAAGAGATCGTCGTTCCCGGAATAAAAAGTCTCGCCGACGCCTTTCCTGGAAAAGTCGGATATTATAGTAGAGGAACCGCTTCTCCGCACTTTCAAAGCGTGCAGAAGATTGCGTCGCTCGTCGGCTACGGGCTTGATCACAGATGGGATCTTCGAGACGTTTTCAAAACCGAGAAGAGGATGATTCAGGGAAACTTCGACCAGGCCTTGTTGTTTATGGAAAGAGAAGAATTTAAGAAAACCCTAATGCAATATTTGAGACCGTTTCAGGATCTTGCTCCTCAGGATAGGATCGGTTGGGTTTGCGGGCTTGGACACGGCGTCATGCCGAAGACCCCCGAAGACAACGTAAAAACTTTCGTAGAAACAGTGAGAGAAACATTCCGATGA
- the hemN gene encoding oxygen-independent coproporphyrinogen III oxidase, which produces MKTAKDLIAKYDIPAPRYTSYPTVPYWSENPTTEEWLDKVRNRLSPEDSSLSLYLHIPFCETLCSFCGCNTSITKNHTVEDPYIQSLLGEFENYLAAVPEIGQRELKELHLGGGSPTYLSEKNIEFLLDSILKRMNVSSKPDFSLEVDPRRTRETQLKVLHDFGFRRISLGVQDFDPEVQRLINRTQPFEMTERITDVSRSIGYNSVNFDLIYGLPKQTLDSMKRTIEKTLELRPDRIAFYSYAHVPWIKAAQRLFTEADLPSGTEKRELYEVSREMFLQSGYHEIGMDHFALETDSLSTAAKSGTLHRNFMGYTTKTTEMLLGLGVSAISDSWDCFHQNEKIVKKYQKHIHESKFATLRGHKLDEEDLVQRALILQLSTTGKVRVPDQILQDVRLYLTSMEDDTLIRWEGNLLSLTERGWPFLRNACTGLDLRLRRKSPESRVFSRAI; this is translated from the coding sequence ATGAAAACAGCAAAAGATTTGATCGCAAAATACGACATTCCGGCTCCTCGATATACGAGTTATCCCACGGTCCCTTATTGGTCCGAAAACCCTACGACGGAAGAATGGTTGGATAAGGTACGAAATCGTCTGAGTCCGGAAGATTCTTCCCTTTCCTTATATCTTCATATTCCTTTTTGTGAAACGTTATGCTCCTTTTGCGGATGTAATACGTCGATCACGAAAAATCATACCGTGGAAGATCCGTATATTCAATCGCTTCTCGGAGAATTTGAAAACTACCTTGCGGCGGTTCCGGAGATCGGGCAAAGAGAATTAAAAGAACTTCATCTCGGAGGAGGAAGCCCCACGTATCTTTCCGAGAAAAACATCGAATTCTTATTGGATTCTATATTAAAAAGAATGAATGTTTCTTCCAAACCCGATTTTTCCCTCGAAGTGGATCCGAGAAGGACCAGAGAGACACAGCTCAAGGTTCTTCACGATTTCGGTTTTAGAAGAATCAGTCTCGGAGTCCAGGATTTTGATCCCGAAGTGCAAAGGCTGATCAATCGGACTCAGCCTTTCGAGATGACGGAAAGAATCACGGACGTTTCCAGAAGTATCGGATACAATTCAGTGAACTTCGATCTGATCTACGGTCTACCGAAACAGACGCTGGATAGTATGAAACGGACCATAGAAAAAACACTCGAGCTTCGTCCGGATCGAATCGCATTCTACAGCTACGCGCATGTTCCCTGGATCAAAGCGGCGCAGAGGCTTTTTACCGAAGCGGATCTTCCTTCCGGAACGGAAAAAAGGGAACTCTACGAGGTCTCAAGAGAGATGTTTCTACAATCAGGTTACCATGAAATCGGAATGGATCATTTCGCTTTGGAGACGGATTCCCTTTCCACAGCCGCGAAAAGCGGAACTTTACACCGAAATTTTATGGGATACACAACAAAAACTACGGAAATGCTCTTGGGACTCGGAGTTTCTGCAATTTCCGATAGTTGGGATTGTTTTCATCAGAATGAGAAGATCGTAAAAAAATATCAGAAGCACATTCATGAAAGTAAGTTCGCCACACTCAGGGGACATAAACTCGATGAGGAAGATCTTGTTCAAAGAGCTTTGATCTTACAGCTTTCTACCACCGGGAAGGTTCGAGTGCCGGATCAAATTTTGCAGGATGTGCGACTCTATTTGACTTCGATGGAAGACGATACTCTTATTAGATGGGAGGGGAATCTCCTGTCATTGACGGAAAGGGGTTGGCCTTTTCTTAGAAACGCGTGCACGGGGCTGGATCTTCGACTTCGTCGAAAAAGTCCTGAATCTAGGGTTTTTTCACGCGCCATCTAA
- a CDS encoding LA_0442/LA_0875 N-terminal domain-containing protein, which produces MQLLRKLFLFLSLFFLLPLSLFAETVLLHEGGSFRGKVVTQNQKTITLQTKEGKRVVSKKEILKVIYKDIDEEEEERIRDAEIKRLEEEKLTKQRNLDLKKQQEEEERLRKEKEAAEKNQQPVAPTPPPKPSVSRAGALGRSAALPGWGQWASGRKFAAIIYPTLFLAAGYAVYENNRKYHVARKEYESYGNPYSKDAITLSVLGIPNPTLPPVITDPLALYVYNETSSNEYQNKREAVDKAYKNLQASIGVLAGIYLINLADAFIFGGAVSSTVGISDGSSKGLLFDFNPMANSGSTVGGTSSASWESKYTFGYRYSF; this is translated from the coding sequence ATGCAATTATTAAGAAAACTATTTTTATTCCTCAGCCTATTCTTCCTTTTGCCGTTATCGCTTTTTGCGGAAACAGTCCTCTTGCACGAGGGAGGATCGTTTCGCGGCAAGGTCGTCACACAAAATCAAAAGACGATCACTCTTCAGACAAAGGAAGGGAAACGAGTCGTCTCTAAAAAAGAAATTTTAAAAGTGATCTATAAGGATATCGACGAAGAAGAGGAAGAAAGAATCCGAGACGCCGAGATCAAAAGACTGGAAGAAGAGAAACTAACCAAACAAAGAAACTTAGATCTCAAAAAGCAACAGGAAGAGGAAGAACGTCTTCGTAAAGAAAAAGAGGCCGCGGAAAAAAATCAACAACCTGTTGCTCCAACACCTCCTCCGAAACCTTCCGTATCGAGAGCAGGCGCACTCGGACGATCTGCGGCGCTTCCCGGTTGGGGACAATGGGCAAGTGGAAGAAAATTTGCCGCGATTATCTACCCTACTCTCTTTTTGGCCGCCGGTTATGCGGTATATGAGAATAATCGAAAATACCACGTCGCAAGAAAAGAATATGAAAGTTACGGAAATCCGTATTCAAAGGACGCGATCACCTTATCCGTATTAGGTATTCCGAATCCGACGCTTCCGCCCGTGATAACGGATCCGTTGGCGCTTTACGTTTATAACGAAACTTCCAGCAATGAATATCAGAACAAAAGAGAAGCGGTAGATAAGGCGTATAAGAATTTACAGGCGAGCATCGGTGTATTAGCAGGGATTTATCTGATCAACTTAGCGGACGCTTTTATTTTCGGAGGCGCGGTTTCTTCCACAGTGGGGATTTCGGACGGTTCGAGCAAAGGTTTGCTGTTTGATTTTAATCCGATGGCGAACTCCGGCTCCACGGTCGGCGGAACTTCGTCCGCTTCCTGGGAATCCAAATACACTTTCGGTTATAGATATAGTTTTTAA
- the hemG gene encoding protoporphyrinogen oxidase, translating to MASQQPDHIVIGAGFTGLLHATLSVQRGESVLIYEKRNRFGGLIQSVQTPFGLVETAANGILNSFRLEELATILGLEIIPTQKISKKRFIWKDGVPKRIPLSFMGALRALYGLFRIPSGFQRDESVYHWGLRVLGEDAVKSVIEPGLSGVYAGDLKNMSAELVLGRFVHSNEPLWKNLKKTMENRKSEPKVPKQRRGTVSFRGGLGELLSAMEAKVKSASNSKFVYSEEAPSLLALRKKYPKAKITIACGLESTLKILASSDRVFKRYEKVCRTLGVVTATRFGKTPLLGQKTGFGILFPPGSGFRARGVLLNSSIFPGRVSNGVYSETFIFGGALDTEISKLKESEIVSILEADRNKISSQKDEPINHYVTIWKSALPVYDSALLEFNKELDRSLPDGVYVEGNFRYGIGLSSILERAWNVMRA from the coding sequence GTGGCATCGCAACAACCGGATCATATCGTCATTGGAGCCGGGTTTACCGGACTACTTCACGCAACCCTTTCCGTCCAGAGAGGGGAATCTGTTCTTATCTATGAAAAAAGAAACCGCTTCGGAGGTTTGATTCAATCCGTTCAAACCCCGTTTGGTCTCGTAGAGACTGCGGCGAACGGAATTCTAAACTCGTTTCGTTTGGAAGAATTGGCTACGATTCTCGGTTTAGAAATCATTCCTACGCAAAAAATTTCCAAAAAGAGATTTATCTGGAAGGACGGAGTTCCCAAAAGAATCCCGCTTTCTTTTATGGGCGCCTTACGTGCGTTATACGGATTGTTTAGAATTCCGTCCGGCTTTCAAAGGGATGAATCCGTCTATCACTGGGGATTGAGAGTTTTAGGGGAGGACGCAGTAAAGAGCGTGATCGAACCGGGTCTTTCCGGCGTCTATGCGGGAGATTTGAAAAACATGTCCGCGGAACTCGTTTTAGGAAGATTTGTTCATTCGAACGAGCCTCTCTGGAAGAATCTAAAGAAGACGATGGAGAATAGAAAGTCGGAGCCGAAAGTGCCGAAACAACGCAGAGGAACCGTAAGTTTTCGAGGCGGCCTCGGTGAATTGTTAAGCGCAATGGAAGCTAAGGTGAAATCCGCTTCCAATAGTAAGTTTGTCTATTCGGAAGAAGCTCCTTCCTTGCTCGCCCTTAGAAAAAAATATCCGAAAGCGAAAATCACCATCGCCTGCGGTTTAGAATCGACTTTGAAAATCCTCGCTTCCAGTGATCGAGTTTTTAAAAGATATGAAAAGGTTTGTAGAACTTTAGGAGTTGTCACAGCGACTCGATTCGGAAAGACACCGCTCCTGGGTCAAAAAACTGGGTTCGGAATCCTTTTTCCTCCCGGTTCCGGTTTTCGGGCACGAGGTGTTCTCTTGAATTCATCGATATTTCCCGGCAGGGTTTCGAATGGAGTCTACTCCGAGACTTTTATTTTCGGAGGCGCGCTGGACACCGAAATTTCAAAACTAAAAGAAAGTGAAATCGTTTCCATCCTGGAAGCGGACCGAAATAAGATCTCCTCGCAGAAGGACGAACCGATCAATCACTACGTAACAATTTGGAAATCGGCTCTTCCAGTCTACGATTCCGCTCTTCTTGAATTTAACAAGGAATTGGATCGAAGTCTTCCGGACGGGGTTTATGTGGAAGGAAACTTTAGATACGGAATCGGGCTCAGCTCCATTTTGGAACGCGCTTGGAACGTTATGCGTGCTTGA
- the hemH gene encoding ferrochelatase, which yields MKNKILLINLGGPRNTSEIEKFLIDLFEDPLVFDLPLPEFLRIRLARWIAVKRAPKVAVTYESMGFGGGSPIVSETEKQAKEIAKALVKLTGEEWEGEVTMACGYPDIRELDKQTLSPSKNNILLPLFPHFSRSTVLSTAKLIEKTTETCPVGFEGWVPPFHSSPLYLESVRDLILEFFQGKLDKNLFLHSDSFQEVANWQNVDLIFSAHGIPLRLIQKGDKYREEIETNVRNLTTLLREKGFIGECHISFQSRVGPSKWTEPNTITKLEELGKKGIKRVAVYPISFVSDHLETLEEIGEQLKEIAHKNGISDYYRIPAPGIYPKFIEAMAKISLESTREVKKECLCKTLGGFKPNIKTKECILSSANAVDR from the coding sequence TTGAAAAATAAAATTCTTCTCATCAACTTAGGCGGACCACGCAACACTTCCGAAATCGAAAAGTTTCTCATCGACCTATTCGAAGATCCGCTGGTGTTCGACCTTCCACTACCTGAATTTCTAAGAATCAGACTCGCGAGATGGATCGCGGTAAAACGAGCTCCAAAGGTCGCGGTAACGTATGAATCAATGGGTTTTGGAGGCGGCTCTCCGATCGTATCGGAAACCGAAAAACAGGCGAAAGAAATTGCAAAAGCCCTGGTAAAACTGACCGGAGAAGAATGGGAAGGAGAAGTAACGATGGCCTGCGGATATCCGGATATCCGAGAACTGGACAAACAAACTCTCTCCCCTTCTAAAAACAATATTCTTCTCCCCTTGTTTCCTCATTTTTCAAGATCAACCGTCTTGAGCACGGCAAAGCTCATCGAGAAGACAACCGAAACGTGTCCCGTGGGTTTTGAAGGATGGGTTCCCCCGTTTCATTCTTCCCCTCTTTATTTGGAATCGGTCCGAGATCTCATTTTAGAATTTTTTCAAGGAAAGCTGGATAAGAATCTATTCTTACATTCGGATTCGTTTCAAGAAGTGGCAAACTGGCAAAACGTGGACCTTATCTTTAGCGCTCACGGAATTCCTCTTCGTTTGATTCAGAAGGGAGATAAATACCGAGAAGAAATCGAAACGAACGTAAGAAACCTAACGACTTTGTTACGAGAAAAGGGATTTATAGGAGAATGCCATATCTCTTTTCAGAGTAGGGTAGGGCCTTCGAAATGGACCGAGCCGAATACGATTACAAAGCTGGAAGAACTCGGCAAAAAAGGAATCAAACGAGTTGCTGTCTATCCGATCAGCTTTGTGAGCGATCACCTGGAAACTCTCGAAGAAATCGGAGAACAACTCAAAGAGATCGCACACAAAAACGGCATTTCGGATTATTACCGAATCCCGGCGCCGGGAATCTATCCGAAGTTTATTGAAGCGATGGCGAAGATTAGTTTAGAATCGACACGAGAAGTCAAAAAAGAATGTCTTTGTAAAACTTTAGGCGGATTCAAACCGAACATCAAAACAAAGGAATGTATTCTTTCCTCTGCGAATGCCGTAGATCGATAA
- a CDS encoding putative porin: MNIKKHSFRTFFLIAIIQIFLPTFLFAENETNTEVQPPRIIQEKEKPLAEEESLFRKIIKQSSFTLIAGRNGGDNIFETGTKYANLSGLKGGSRITYQRDFNYAGLGFTLRWKKWEANYGGRTTGWYVNAGEGRDEDFFLGDPTIERGTKISTREFSYYDTPYTFIGSRNFADGKGRLSMKQDRHSLILRRYFGDSDPDARKEGKGLFLTGGFQYTFMKYVLYDVFQFFDSNPVFLNRIGLGLSLSYSTYEFPLGLGYRYSNNGWFLETSFSGVFWTGHFRDFHYQRALNFIGDVSGFGLDFNLSAGRLFGNYLIFLKLNEHRLFGDGHFVTKGGLSYNDILSQNLGQYKNYMNLKEWNVELAITGYLY; the protein is encoded by the coding sequence ATGAATATAAAAAAACATTCGTTTAGAACATTCTTCTTAATTGCAATTATCCAGATCTTCCTTCCAACATTTCTTTTTGCTGAGAACGAAACAAATACCGAAGTACAACCTCCGAGGATCATTCAAGAAAAAGAAAAACCGTTGGCCGAAGAGGAATCATTGTTTCGAAAGATCATCAAACAATCCTCGTTTACTCTGATCGCGGGTAGAAACGGAGGGGACAATATTTTTGAAACAGGCACCAAATACGCGAATCTATCGGGACTAAAAGGCGGATCCAGAATCACGTATCAAAGGGACTTCAACTACGCGGGTCTGGGGTTCACTCTTCGTTGGAAAAAATGGGAGGCCAATTACGGGGGAAGAACCACAGGCTGGTACGTAAACGCGGGCGAGGGGAGAGACGAAGACTTCTTCTTAGGGGATCCCACGATCGAACGTGGAACAAAAATTTCAACGCGAGAATTCTCATACTACGACACACCTTATACGTTTATAGGCTCGAGAAATTTCGCTGACGGAAAGGGAAGACTTTCCATGAAACAGGATCGCCACTCCTTAATCCTAAGAAGGTATTTCGGAGACTCCGATCCCGACGCGAGAAAGGAAGGAAAAGGACTTTTTCTCACCGGCGGATTTCAATATACTTTTATGAAATACGTTCTCTACGACGTTTTTCAATTCTTTGATTCCAATCCGGTTTTTTTAAATCGAATCGGACTCGGACTGAGTCTTTCGTATTCCACTTATGAATTCCCTTTGGGTCTCGGATATCGTTACTCAAACAACGGCTGGTTCCTGGAAACATCCTTTTCCGGAGTTTTTTGGACGGGTCATTTTCGGGACTTCCATTATCAACGTGCTCTCAACTTCATTGGGGACGTCTCCGGCTTCGGGCTCGATTTCAATTTGAGCGCTGGGAGACTTTTCGGAAACTATTTGATCTTTCTTAAACTCAACGAACATAGACTTTTTGGGGACGGCCATTTTGTGACGAAAGGGGGTCTAAGCTACAACGACATTCTTTCCCAAAATCTTGGTCAGTATAAGAATTATATGAATCTCAAAGAATGGAATGTCGAACTTGCCATCACTGGCTATTTGTATTAA
- a CDS encoding ParA family protein, with protein sequence MSSKVLTTRQVLDEYDISSEEEFLSKVKEWKIPTSGKGKYDREVIEKYFQKSDQAVYESVIIAVSNQKGGEGKTTVSVCLAEALSKNAPVLLVDWDAQANITQLFFGSVEKSVFHALGYRGEEPVAVEDLIVKLKDGLDLLPSSIHLANFTTPYERDDFELLKDALKPVRSSYKYIIIDCPPSLGLILENALIAADHVLIPIQTRAFSVQGLKDLHSTILKIKKKANPSLNLLGAVLNQYEDARALAGLADAIRKYFGVFETVIYRRESIPQAQAKKKLLGEYDGKAMQMFFSLADELIERISNG encoded by the coding sequence ATGAGTTCCAAAGTCCTTACAACACGCCAGGTTTTAGACGAGTATGATATCTCTTCGGAAGAAGAGTTTTTATCGAAAGTAAAGGAATGGAAAATCCCAACTTCCGGGAAAGGAAAGTATGACCGGGAAGTGATCGAAAAATACTTTCAGAAGTCGGATCAGGCCGTTTACGAATCCGTAATCATCGCGGTTTCCAATCAGAAGGGAGGAGAAGGGAAAACGACCGTTTCGGTTTGCCTCGCGGAAGCCCTTTCTAAAAACGCTCCCGTTCTTCTTGTGGACTGGGATGCGCAGGCGAATATCACACAATTGTTTTTTGGGTCCGTCGAAAAATCCGTTTTTCACGCGCTCGGCTACAGAGGTGAAGAACCCGTTGCGGTTGAGGACCTTATCGTAAAACTAAAAGACGGCTTGGATCTTCTTCCTTCTTCGATACATCTTGCAAACTTTACGACCCCGTATGAAAGGGATGACTTCGAACTTTTAAAAGACGCCCTGAAGCCGGTCCGTTCCAGTTATAAATATATCATCATCGATTGCCCGCCGTCTCTTGGGTTGATTCTTGAAAACGCTTTGATCGCGGCGGACCACGTTTTGATCCCGATTCAGACAAGGGCTTTTAGTGTTCAAGGTTTGAAGGATCTTCATTCTACCATTTTGAAAATCAAAAAAAAAGCGAATCCGTCCCTCAACCTTTTGGGCGCTGTTCTAAATCAGTATGAGGACGCAAGGGCGCTCGCCGGTCTCGCCGACGCGATTCGGAAGTATTTCGGAGTTTTTGAAACCGTGATTTATAGAAGAGAGTCGATTCCTCAGGCTCAGGCGAAGAAGAAACTCCTGGGAGAATATGACGGCAAGGCGATGCAGATGTTTTTCTCCCTTGCGGACGAATTGATTGAGAGGATTTCCAATGGCTAA
- a CDS encoding ParB/RepB/Spo0J family partition protein produces MAKRSDFAGMDLLTAFGEKESSKTEIQLSDIIPNPVQPRVFGKEEVSDLVESMKRLGLIEPIVVRKSGKKYQIVAGERRYQAAKVLKWNAIPAIETSASEDKCFEMALAENEKRKSLNPWEVGRAIQYLRKEKRKTAEEVSKVLGFTERYVKQLSSIARLDQKSVADLIKSGKDASVKNLEDLLKQKEGRGGEMISPRKTTPAKIVLQLGKLTSQQREKFLKELSSLKKKYGLKD; encoded by the coding sequence ATGGCTAAACGATCTGACTTTGCAGGAATGGATCTTCTCACCGCCTTCGGTGAAAAAGAATCTTCTAAAACAGAAATCCAACTTTCGGATATAATACCGAACCCGGTCCAGCCGAGGGTTTTCGGGAAAGAAGAGGTTTCGGACCTCGTCGAGTCTATGAAACGTCTCGGATTAATTGAGCCGATCGTTGTTAGAAAATCCGGAAAAAAATATCAAATCGTCGCCGGAGAAAGAAGGTATCAAGCGGCGAAAGTTCTTAAATGGAACGCGATCCCTGCAATTGAGACTTCCGCTTCCGAAGATAAATGTTTTGAAATGGCGCTGGCGGAAAACGAAAAGAGAAAAAGCCTCAATCCCTGGGAAGTTGGGCGTGCGATCCAGTATTTACGAAAGGAAAAAAGAAAGACCGCGGAGGAAGTTTCTAAGGTTTTAGGTTTTACGGAAAGATACGTAAAACAACTCAGTTCGATTGCGCGTCTGGATCAAAAGTCGGTAGCCGATCTTATAAAATCGGGAAAAGACGCCTCCGTTAAAAATTTGGAGGACCTCCTCAAACAGAAAGAAGGCAGAGGGGGTGAAATGATTTCACCCCGGAAGACGACCCCCGCAAAAATAGTTTTACAACTGGGAAAGCTGACATCTCAGCAAAGGGAAAAATTCTTAAAAGAGCTCTCCTCTCTAAAAAAGAAATACGGCCTCAAGGACTGA